The window GTTACGAGTTTGGACGCAACCAATTGCTTGGCGACCGCAACTGGCGCCGAGACTCCGCCTTTCCAGCCGCCTGCATAGGCGCTTATGACAATTACCTGATCGTAGAACACGACAAACAGACGATCACCGGCTTCGGGACGTTCGCTTTCCAAAGCCTGCTGCAGCAAAGCGCCCCCGCCACAGAAGCTTTCAGCGTCACTCGGGCGATTGCTCCAGACTGGAGCTACGAGCAGTACTCAACTGAGTTCGACAGGATCAAGGAGTACATTCTCGCTGGAGACTGCTATCAAATTAACCTGACGCAACGCTTTTCAGGCGCTTATGCAGGCGATCCGCTGGAAGCCTATATAAATGTCAGGCAGGCGGCCAAGGCCCCCTATTCCGCCTTTTTCCGCAGTGGTCATGGCGACTTGCTTTGTTTTTCGCCGGAGAAGTTTCTGACGGTGAGCGGTCGTGATGTCGTCACCAAGCCTATTAAAGGCACCCGCCCACGCGGCGCCAGCGCCGCCGACGACTTTCGCCACATTGAGGATCTTACTTCCAGTCCCAAAGATCGAGCGGAAAACGTGATGATTGTGGACCTGCTGCGCAATGATCTCGGCAAGATTTCCAATATCGGCAGCGTCAAAGTAGAGAAGCTCTGCGCTCTGGAGACCTATAGTAACGTTCATCACCTGGTCAGCACGGTGACCTCCACCTTGCGCGACGAAGTCTCGCCTTTCGCCGCCCTGATCTCCTGTTCGCCAGGCGGGTCGATTACAGGCGCTCCCAAGAAGCGGGCGATGGAAATTATTGATGAGCTGGAGGGCCACGCCCGCAGCGCTTACTGCGGCAGCGTATTTTATCTGTCCAATGATGGCCGTATGGACAGCAATATCGCCATCCGCACCATGACCTGCAGACAGGGCGACATGCATGTATGGGGCGGAGGCGGCATCGTCGCAGACTCCGACTGTCTTGCGGAATACAATGAGTCCGTTGTAAAAATCAGACACATCGTCGAAGCCCTCGGCGGAGAGTTACCTGGCAAACGCGAAGATTAGTCCGTCACCAGGCGACTGGCTTTGATAAATTCCGCTCGCAGCTCATCGTAGGTACGCACCGCGGGAAACTGCGGAAATTCAGCTATAACATTGTCAGGCGCCTTAAACAGAATACCGGCGTCCGCTTCCGCCAGCATCGTAGTGTCGTTGTAGGAGTCCCCGGCAGCAATGACACGGTAATTCAGGCCATGAAACGCCTGCACCGACATTCGTTTGGGGTCTTTCTGGCGCAGCACGTAATTCGTCACCCTACCACTCTCGTCAACTTCCAGGCGATGGCACAGTAATGTCGGCCACCCCAGCTTCTCCATTAACGGCATCGCGAACTCGTAAAAGGTGTCGGACAAAATCACCACCTGAAATCGATGGCGCAGCCAGGCGACAAACTCCTGGGCTCCTGGAAGCGGCTCCAATGCAGCAATAACGGCCTGAATATCCGGCAATCCATAACCATGCTCATTAAGAGTTTTTAACCGCTGCTTCATCAGCACATCGTAGTCCGGGATATCCCGGGTTGTCGCACGTAAAGCATCTATCCCGGTTTTTTCCGCGAAAGCGATCCATATCTCGGGTATCAACACCCCTTCCAAATCCAGACACGCTAGTTCCACGACTCACTCCTGTCATCTCTATTCACTTGAAAGTTACAGAAACAAACGTCAACGCCGCTCGTCTCAGGCGTGACACAGCGCCCCACAGCAGCCCAGGCCAGTCCTGCTTTTCCCCAAAAGCGCCTTAATCATAAGGGTTTAGCAGGGGGTTGCATATTCGATGAATAAAGCTAAAATCGGTTAAAGATGTAAACAAGATTTCACATAAGTTTACGAAAAAAATAACAAGATCAAACTATAGAGGAGAGTCCGATGTACATCAGCGCAAAAAAGCTGGCGGGTCTGGTTGCGTTTAATGCGTTAGGGTTAACTCTGACGTTAGTTTTGGCGAATCAAATACTTTAATCACCTCTTACTTGAATAATTAGCCACGTCCCGGTTTGCTGTCCGGGACGGCTGCTTGACGTCCCGAATCTATTGAGGACGCCCCCTCTCCTACTACTTATCTCATTCTAGCCACTCCGCACTCAACTGAATTGCTTCGCCAGCGGGTATATCTTTAATCTGGCTGTGGATCTGACCTGTTATAGAAAAGTGAACCTCTATATCCATCAGTTCAAAGTTTTCCGCCGCATAGTCGCCGCCCAAGACGGGCAGTTTCTTGAAGCTGTACAACATCCCAGGTTTTAACACAAAGCCTTCTTCCTTGAGCTGCGCGACAGTAGCCGCCAAAAAGCACTCATTAACCAGGTTCGTATCTCGCAATTTGTTACGAAAGTCCTCGTAGGAGTCCGCAACTTTCTCATAGCTCCCATCGCCTGTGGATAACAAGAATATCTCGCCGTTTCGTTCCTGGAGGTAGGCGTCGCCCGTGGAAGAAAGCAAAATAGGCTGCGCTGCATCCCCCACTAACCAACGCCAATCACTTATGAGGCCGTCCTTATCAAGACGCTCAATATTTACCGTCAGATCATTCCAGGTTATCGACATATGACTTCTTTCTATTATTGTGGGTTTGGTTACAAGTCTTTACAGTTAAACATGCAGACACACCTAATCCAAATGGACTATACTAAGCTTACGGTGGTGATAAACCCTTGCAGAAGCAGCCACCGACCGAATTAGGAGGCCTTGAACGCCTCCTTTTTTCTTTTTAGCGTTTTATCCCCCCCTCATCGTCTTATCAAGCCTGAGTCATTAGAAGTGTTGGCGCGCAGTCACATCTCATCACATCCAGGCATAAAGTTGACTGTTTTCATGAGGCATTATTTTTTTCTTGGTCTACACTTTTTCTCGTAGTGACACAGACCTGTTGTGTCAACAGCTTAGAATCAATCTTGGGAGGCCTCTTGGCCTCCTTTTTTTGTTTTCGTTCTTTAGATATAAGTCTTTATTATTTTTAGCACTATCAACAATTTGTTAGCCTACAGGCGTCTAATTTCTCTGCTACAAGGCGCTAGGTGATGACACCCGAATATGATGTAAAGGAACTCGCCAGGGAGATGGAAGAGTGGAGCCCCAAGGAAGTGATGCGTAAAGCGTTGGAGCTTTACGACAATATCGCAATTTCGTTCAGCGGCGCAGAAGATGTGGTCCTGATAGAAATCGCCAGCAAGCTAAAGAAGAACATCCAGGTATTCACGCTGGATACCGGTCGCCTGCATCCCGAGACCTATCGATTTATCGAAAAAGTACGCGATCACTACAATCTGCAAATTGAAACCCTATCCCCCAATGCGGAGGATGTGGAACGTCTGGTCAAGGAAAAGGGGCTTTTCAGCTTCTATAAAGACGGCCATTCCGAATGTTGCGGCGTTCGCAAAGTGGCGCCGTTACGGCGCAAGCTCGCTACTGTCGACGCCTGGATCACCGGGCAAAGAAAAGACCAAAGCCCCAGCACACGTAATAAAGTGGCGTTAGTGGAAGAAGACGCCGCGTTTGGCGCGCCGGATCGTCCTTTGGTCAAGTTCAACCCTTTGGCGAACTGGACGTCGCAGGACGTATGGAACTATATCCGGATGTTCGATGTTCCATACAATGAGCTGCATACAAAAGGATTCATCAGTATCGGTTGCGAACCTTGCACGCGGGCTGTGCTACCTAATCAGCATGAGCGTGAAGGACGCTGGTGGTGGGAGGAATCCACCATCAAAGAATGCGGGCTACATGCAGGCAACCTCAAAAGCTGAGCCCCACGCGCCTGCCCGCAGTCACCTCTAGTACGTGGGCAGGCTGATATTCTCAAAAAGCTCTTCGATTTCCGCCTTGGAGGCCTTTTG is drawn from Hahella sp. KA22 and contains these coding sequences:
- the thrH gene encoding bifunctional phosphoserine phosphatase/homoserine phosphotransferase ThrH translates to MELACLDLEGVLIPEIWIAFAEKTGIDALRATTRDIPDYDVLMKQRLKTLNEHGYGLPDIQAVIAALEPLPGAQEFVAWLRHRFQVVILSDTFYEFAMPLMEKLGWPTLLCHRLEVDESGRVTNYVLRQKDPKRMSVQAFHGLNYRVIAAGDSYNDTTMLAEADAGILFKAPDNVIAEFPQFPAVRTYDELRAEFIKASRLVTD
- a CDS encoding T6SS immunity protein Tdi1 domain-containing protein, with protein sequence MSITWNDLTVNIERLDKDGLISDWRWLVGDAAQPILLSSTGDAYLQERNGEIFLLSTGDGSYEKVADSYEDFRNKLRDTNLVNECFLAATVAQLKEEGFVLKPGMLYSFKKLPVLGGDYAAENFELMDIEVHFSITGQIHSQIKDIPAGEAIQLSAEWLE
- a CDS encoding phosphoadenylyl-sulfate reductase; amino-acid sequence: MTPEYDVKELAREMEEWSPKEVMRKALELYDNIAISFSGAEDVVLIEIASKLKKNIQVFTLDTGRLHPETYRFIEKVRDHYNLQIETLSPNAEDVERLVKEKGLFSFYKDGHSECCGVRKVAPLRRKLATVDAWITGQRKDQSPSTRNKVALVEEDAAFGAPDRPLVKFNPLANWTSQDVWNYIRMFDVPYNELHTKGFISIGCEPCTRAVLPNQHEREGRWWWEESTIKECGLHAGNLKS
- the pabB gene encoding aminodeoxychorismate synthase component I yields the protein MSVFTIPYADYNAVIHLLSSRPGFCWLDSRTQEGRAFEIIACDPEWIARSQGSTHFLSRPGETETPVSYADLLALTQQPRAAHPTPCFKGGLIGFISYEFGRNQLLGDRNWRRDSAFPAACIGAYDNYLIVEHDKQTITGFGTFAFQSLLQQSAPATEAFSVTRAIAPDWSYEQYSTEFDRIKEYILAGDCYQINLTQRFSGAYAGDPLEAYINVRQAAKAPYSAFFRSGHGDLLCFSPEKFLTVSGRDVVTKPIKGTRPRGASAADDFRHIEDLTSSPKDRAENVMIVDLLRNDLGKISNIGSVKVEKLCALETYSNVHHLVSTVTSTLRDEVSPFAALISCSPGGSITGAPKKRAMEIIDELEGHARSAYCGSVFYLSNDGRMDSNIAIRTMTCRQGDMHVWGGGGIVADSDCLAEYNESVVKIRHIVEALGGELPGKRED